Proteins encoded together in one Falco biarmicus isolate bFalBia1 chromosome 4, bFalBia1.pri, whole genome shotgun sequence window:
- the LOC130148832 gene encoding 5-beta-cholestane-3-alpha,7-alpha-diol 12-alpha-hydroxylase — protein sequence MALWVILCTLAALLLGGLYLLGMFRRQRPDEPPLDKGTIPWLGYALDFRKDSSGFLKRMQRKHGDIFTVLIGGYYFTFVMDPFCFGAIVKESRSKLDFRTFASKLVLQVFGYKAIKASHSIIHASSMKHLMGDGLAVMTQATMENFQKLMLFNLSSGEEKRVWQEDSLFHYCYNIVFRAGYLALYGTEPHQGADNKEKANEQDRVHSNQLFHEFRKYDRLFPHLASAGLPPKDKREAERLKKFFWSVLSVKKSWQKDNVSGWIRDQEQLLAENGVPEYMRDRFMFMLLWASQGNAGPTAFWLLFYLMKHPEAMKAVRDEVDKVLRENGQETKPGSPPIITRDMLNQTPLLDSALEETLRLAAAPILIRAVLQDTSLKMSSGTEYTLRTGDRVALFPHMSVQMNPEIHPEPHKFKYNRFVNPDGTRKDFYKNGKRVKYFNMPWGAGVSICPGRFFATAEIKLFVFLMLSHYDLELVNREEEIPPIDISRWGFGTMHPVNDVQFRYRLRF from the coding sequence ATGGCACTCTGGGTGATTCTCTGTACCTTGGCAGCATTGCTGCTTGGTGGCCTCTATCTCCTAGGCATGTTTCGGCGACAGAGACCCGATGAGCCACCTCTGGACAAAGGTACCATTCCCTGGCTGGGTTACGCTCTGGATTTCAGAAAGGACAGTTCAGGGTTTCTAAAAAGGATGCAGAGAAAACATGGGGATATTTTCACAGTGCTGATTGGAGGCTATTACTTCACCTTTGTGATGGACCCCTTCTGCTTTGGAGCTATCGTGAAGGAATCACGATCTAAACTAGATTTTAGGACTTTTGCGTCTAAACTGGTCCTGCAGGTTTTTGGCTACAAGGCCATCAAAGCCAGCCATAGCATAATTCATGCATCGAGCATGAAGCATCTGATGGGAGATGGACTTGCTGTCATGACACAAGCCACCATGGAGAACTTTCAGAAGCTGATGCTTTTCAATCTGAGCTCAGGAGAGGAGAAGCGAGTGTGGCAAGAGGATAGCCTCTTCCACTACTGCTACAACATTGTCTTCAGAGCTGGGTACCTGGCTTTGTATGGCACTGAGCCACACCAAGGGGCAGATAACAAGGAGAAGGCTAATGAGCAAGATCGTGTCCACTCCAACCAGCTGTTCCACGAGTTTCGGAAGTATGACCGCCTCTTCCCTCACCTGGCCTCTGCTGGGTTGCCTCCCAAGGACAAAAGAGAAGCTGAACGGCTGAAGAAGTTCTTCTGGAGCGTGCTGTCTGTGAAGAAGAGCTGGCAGAAGGACAATGTTAGTGGGTGGATACGTGATCAAGAACAGCTTCTGGCAGAAAACGGTGTCCCTGAGTACATGCGGGATCGTTTCATGTTTATGCTCCTTTGGGCATCCCAGGGCAATGCAGGCCCAACTGCCTTTTGGCTCCTTTTTTATCTAATGAAACATCCAGAAGCTATGAAGGCTGTGAGGGATGAGGTAGATAAAGTCTTAAGGGAGAACGGCCAGGAAACAAAGCCCGGGAGCCCACCAATTATCACTAGGGACATGTTAAACCAGACTCCTCTTCTGGACAGTGCTCTGGAGGAGACCCtgaggctggctgcagccccgATACTGATCAGAGCTGTCCTCCAGGACACCAGCCTTAAAATGAGCAGTGGGACAGAGTACACTCTCCGCACAGGAGACAGGGTGGCTCTGTTCCCACACATGTCTGTGCAGATGAACCCAGAAATTCATCCTGAGCCTCACAAGTTTAAATACAACCGCTTTGTAAACCCAGATGGCACCAGGAAGGATTTCTACAAAAACGGGAAGAGGGTGAAATATTTCAACATGCCTTGGGGCGCAGGAGTATCCATCTGTCCTGGGCGGTTCTTTGCTACTGCTGAAATTAAACTGTTTGTGTTCTTGATGCTAAGTCACTATGACCTGGAGCTAGTCAACAGAGAAGAGGAGATCCCACCAATAGACATCAGCCGCTGGGGATTCGGGACGATGCACCCTGTTAATGATGTTCAGTTCAGATATCGGCTACGCTTTTAA